The Solibacillus sp. FSL W7-1436 genome window below encodes:
- the cysK gene encoding cysteine synthase A, whose protein sequence is MSKLANSVADLVGRTPIVKLNNATSENEGTVYVKLEYFNPGSSVKDRLALAMVEAAEKDGTLKPGGTIIEPTSGNTGIGLAMIAAAKGYKAVLVMPETMSLERRNLLRAYGADLVLTPGPEGMKGAIAKAEELSKSEGYFLPQQFKNEANAEIHRLTTGPEIAEAFEQDGLKLDAFVAGVGTGGTITGAGEVLKNRFPEIEIIAVEPKDSPILSGGNPGPHKIQGIGAGFIPDVLNTEVYDSVLPVENETAFEYARKVAREEGILAGISSGAAIYAAIETAKRLGKGKNVLAIIPSNGERYLSTPLYQFED, encoded by the coding sequence ATGAGTAAATTAGCAAATTCAGTGGCGGATTTAGTAGGTCGCACACCAATCGTAAAATTAAACAATGCAACAAGTGAAAATGAAGGTACAGTTTATGTAAAACTTGAATACTTTAACCCAGGTTCTTCTGTAAAAGACCGTTTAGCTTTAGCTATGGTTGAAGCAGCAGAAAAAGACGGCACATTAAAACCAGGCGGTACAATCATCGAGCCGACTTCTGGTAACACAGGTATCGGTTTAGCAATGATTGCTGCAGCAAAAGGCTATAAAGCAGTTTTAGTAATGCCTGAAACAATGTCATTAGAGCGCCGCAACCTTTTACGTGCCTATGGTGCTGATTTAGTATTAACACCTGGTCCTGAAGGTATGAAAGGTGCAATTGCAAAAGCAGAAGAATTATCTAAATCAGAAGGCTACTTCTTGCCACAACAATTCAAAAATGAAGCAAACGCAGAGATTCACCGTTTAACAACAGGTCCTGAAATTGCGGAAGCATTCGAGCAAGACGGCTTAAAATTAGATGCATTTGTTGCAGGTGTAGGTACTGGCGGTACGATTACTGGTGCAGGCGAAGTATTGAAAAATAGATTCCCTGAAATCGAAATCATCGCAGTTGAGCCTAAAGATTCTCCAATTCTTTCAGGCGGTAACCCTGGCCCACATAAAATTCAAGGTATTGGTGCAGGTTTCATTCCGGACGTATTAAACACAGAAGTATATGATTCTGTATTACCGGTTGAAAACGAAACAGCATTCGAATATGCACGTAAAGTAGCACGCGAAGAAGGTATTTTAGCTGGTATTTCTTCAGGTGCAGCAATTTACGCAGCAATCGAAACAGCAAAACGTTTAGGTAAAGGCAAAAACGTACTAGCGATTATCCCATCAAACGGTGAGCGCTACCTATCAACACCTTTATACCAATTTGAAGACTAA